The window tatacattaaagggtagacaaccattttaggtaaagtgaaaattctgtagtttgtttttttcttaaaagtgcaacccccttttttataaaaaaaaagggtgcagcaccgccccctaatgaggagccttttcgcgcaaagtgaaaaatttgctgatctcacgcatgagcagagAGACCTGCAAGAGTTTGTTCCCATTGTACGTCACCCTATCCCGCGCCTGGGTCGAGTGTTGtaatgaagaacccagaagaagagacgaaTATGGCAGCGCCTGGAGTGGATGGACTccgggacaatgcaggacctgATACAAGACACCCCCAgatagatcagactgccctgcgggattgaaggtaagtattttttttttttttttggcagtttttagtttagttcctctttaaattaaaaGCATGGTAATGTAAACCTTCTCTATTGATTTACTTGAATTTTTTTCAATTGATGTAATTACAATGGCTCTATATCTAACCACAACTCACCATAGCATGCCATGTATTGTGGTGCAATTCATTCTAAACCGAATCCCAAGGCAGATCCTTTATCTCTGTGCACAACAATGTACAAATTTGAACTACCTATGCTTTGTAGAGCAAAGGCACAAAAAGTACACATGCGTTAAAATGCCCTTTGCTTTGCTTGGCTGCCTTATTGCCCCCACATTAAGCACAGCCACACACCGAGAAGATGTCTGACCTCAAGTGGtaacattctgctttttttttgtctgtgaccAGGGGTTGCTTTATGTCTTTATATGTCACTTCAAAGAttgattttggtatttttagcCTTCTTGTCCGTGTTACCAGTGTCCATCCCATCAGCCGGTGTTGAAGAGATTAAGAGCTTCTACAAAGATCATTCTAAGGGTTTTCTAGGTAGCAAAGTAGCCAAAGGTCTTTGAAGTTTATTGCTATTGATGGTAAATATGGACAGATTGATTTAGAACACACAGTATACAGGAAAGTAGAAAGGCAATGCGATGGGAGGCAGAACGGAATGGAGATGTCTGGATTCAGATGTCTGATGTCCAGGACAAAATTCTTCTTCTGAAGCTAGCAACATACACAACGATGGACATGTTTTCCCCTTAACTTAAGTGTTCTGTTCTTGCCTGCCAAGGAATAAACAAGTAGTATTGTAAGCAAAGCAGAGTTAAGATCATTGATCACAGGATAGCCAGAACTGTCTGCTTACATAATTCAAGTTAACATTGGCAAAGCTGCATTTGGAGTCAACCAAAGTTATAAGAATCACAtggtgtatttcatttttattttgtatgtaatttattattcttattctttGTCTACGGACATGGGCTAGCTTTAACCAATCAGTTACTGTCCTTAGTCCTGTTCTTTATTCCAAGACTGCCCGCCAACTTTGTACCTGGCCTTCGAGCTGCTTGTATTGATGTGTCCAAGGGATGCAAACTGGGAGCCATCTGCAGCAAAGTCCAACACCTCTTGTGGATTACTGTAAGTAATAGCCCTACCCTATTTAGGGTTGACTCCCCCTTTCCCGGTACTAAGCTCCTTTTGCATGGACAACCCAACTTCATGTGGATTTGGACCCAAGTTTACGACAGGTTTCTCATTAAGGTAATTTAGCTTGCCTGTAGTAATCCTTCCACAAGAGTCTTTTTTTGGCATAGGGTTACCTTGGAGGAGCCCAGCCCCTGCCCCTCTTTCTCTAGGGGCAACTAACATGGCAGAATCACACAatttgtcacacttacttcttcctcactaaatCGAAGGCGCCtcactcctgtgcatgcaggtaGTTCTGACCCAGGGTGTGCCTGCTcctccaagttttatcagtttcgcccctCCCTCATGCgcatcaggaaatagcctcttaattatcCCTTGCTATTTAGCCAGCTCCGACACAGCACTCAGAATTCATGTAACGTGTATCCAcaagtgctgagccccctagctctgctgagcatttcttgTCCACTTGGTAGTTATTTCAGTGCTTtccttgtccagctcctgtgttaaccccttgttgctgAGTCGGTCATTTTCCTGGTGCTGttgcagtgttcctctctgtctgtggatatccctgagtcccctgtgcctcctgttgcttccagtgtcctctgtgttccctgtgccccagTGGCCTCTTTGTCACTGGTGTCAGTCTCCTgtatccctggctattgacccctggtgtgtgacctgacctctcttgcttactgcctgccctgacaattcttctgcttgaagtgatttggtaccgtgcatcatcGTGCACCCTAGTGTACCCAAGAACCGCAACCAGGCAGTAACTagcaatgcaacatcctcaccactagaggctctgaagaagacctctGCACTTTGGCCTTTTCTCAGGAATCACACCACCTcagtgcaagccgtagcgccccctagtggtcatatCTCTCCAATGGtgacacaaattattttatttttgctttctgaGCTATTTTACATCCAAAGCTGCATACAGTCTAGTAAAAAGTCCGAATAACTCCAAACAGCATATATTGTGCACTTTGCCTTCATCCTAAATTGTGGATTTacgctttttattttatttgtgatgtCACTTGGTCttgtatgtatcttttttttaacgAAGGCTCTAATTTATTACACTCTGCACCAAACCATAATTTGTCTTGTTATATTTTCCCAGTGTTCTCAATTCCATAGAAGCAATGCTTTCTATGCTGACGATGGCCAACAAGCCAGGAACACCTATATGCCAAATTAAATTGTGTTCCaggatttttttgctttatagcAGCAAATCGGAATGCAAGGTGTATATATGAATGATTTGCATGGAACCACCCAACATAAGGATATAAGGAATGGACTTCGTATGCTCTGAATTTTTACCTTCAcaggtttaatttaaattttagacatatttatttAACTTTCTACTGCTTTGCGTATGCTGACTACACCAAAAAAACATTCAGTCCATTCATCATTTAGGTCAATTCGCTCttgatttattcatattttgctGCCCACTTCTAagattagccactaggtggcagaaggaatcattgttttattgggaactgaaatgagaagtgtagagagattcgaCCATCTGTCAAAAAATTTTAGACAAATTCAcgggggaataatttatatatagatcCCTTAGAATGGCATTTATGTATTGAAAtgaataagaaatattttattatttcacataaaTGTGTTCTGTTGCATTAAATAACCCTTACAGAGATGTATAAAAGATGCACACCATATGCTACAATGTACAAAAAAGCGCCCAGGGAAGCCATTGAGGTTCATTTACAAAATTAGTGTGGTCCGTTCACTTACAAAACTAAAGAATCACTCTGCAATGGATAATTGCATTACATAGTGAATAGGCTAAATCTCTCCTGACTTTCTGCACTTACCTATTTTGTGCAAAAAAGCATGGTTCCTAGCTCCTGATTGGgtattttatgcaaagtgaatttcAACTGCGTTCACTGAGTTAGGTGAATAATCTCTTGCAAAGAAAACATGACATGTACTctactgccatcttgtggtctATTAAGAAACTCCAGTGTATGCATTTCATAATGCAGCATCACAACCAGCATAAATCTGATTTGTCATTAATTTCACTGCAGTTTCTAATAATTGCACACATTCCCTAGTTTTCTAAACAGAATTAATTTATCACAAAACAAGTCTTTAAGGAGCACTGATTGGCTAACACACTATCATATTTTCAGAATTTTGCTTCAGGGTTTTTGTGAAACAATTACAATACACCTGCCTTCCTTCCTTTACTTACAATACTTAtaataatagaatagaataatatTAAAGGAGTAGAATAATTAGCAAAAGAAGGCAATGATTACCAAAAAATAGTAATTGCAATTAGATTACAATGTTATTTACACTAAATACATTGAAAgtcattaaagctgaattccaagggaaatagaaaataatttttgcaatcCCCCCTCGTTTATACTGTAATGCTTTTTATGACTCGGGGATAATGAATAAGGTGATATGTTTGATTTATTCCTGAGTCCTGCAGACTTTCACATGACCAGTCCTTCGAAGCCGCTTCCCTTCCAATCACAGCTCATTAATGTCCTCCAGAGCAACCTAGGACAGCGGACAAGAGCAGAATCTGGCGGGGAAGTAGTAGGAAAAGTTCTAGTTGCTGTTTCTGCCAACCTTTCCCAGTGGTGACCAACGGTACATTTTTTGTGAAGGTGGGAAAATCCCACCAATGGGGTCCAAACATGGTAGCAATAAATCTTCCCCATAATTTATTCCATGGTTGGTGTTAGGTTTTAACTAgcaaaccataaaaaaatcttCTGCAGAACAACTATAGGTTTgcacaatatataaaagtaaaaaatagttcCTCTAAGCTCTCTAAGGGGAAATGGTTCACCATTGGATAGCCTGCCGTTTGTTGGAATTACCAGAAGTTGTTCGTTTTCCTGCTACAGACCCAATAATTACAATCCAAATCAAAGCCATGTTGACAAATGTCTCTTCTCTTAAATATTGATGTCTAGAATTCTTCAATTAATAGTGGTCATCTCCTCGGTTTCCACCATGTTTTGGCTAGAAGGCTCAGCCGATTCAATCTTCTCTTGGAATGTACTTTCCAAGAGGAACGGTATAGACTTCACTAAGCTCTTCTTAAAATCCCTCCCAATAAAAGCATAGACCATTGGGTTGACACAACTGTTAAAAAACCCTATGGCATAGACAATGTGCGACATAACGAAATCCATCGTGGCACTAATTTCCACATTCATATACTCCAGGAATGGCCACAGATGGAATGGGAAccacaaacaaaagaaagaagataCGATCGTCACAATAACTTTAAAGGGGCGACTAAATTTAGAATGGGTTCTTCTTCTCAGACGAATTACGATAAGGCTGTAGCAGATTAATATGATGGAAAAGGGGATGATGAACATGATGACCAATCTGGTAATGAGCATGGCTTTGTATTGTCCTTCATCAACACCATCGCTGTCTGAATATATTGGAATGCAGTATGAAATGTTGCTGTTAGAATCATGAATAATGTCAAAAAAAGCAAGATACGGGCTGCTGAGTATAAAACAGGCTGACCAGATAACAATGGAGACTGTAGACGCCATTTTGAGAGTTTTGTGGTTTTTGGACCACACCGGGCACATAACGGATGTACAGCGGTCAATGCTGATAACCATTAGAAAAGTGGTACTAACGGACATGTTGAGGAAGAGAGCCGTGAAGATGACTTTGCACATAGCCTGGCCAAAGGGCCAATGGCCGTCCATGATCCACTCTGTGATCTGAAGTGGGAAGAAGACGTCAAAAACGAAGTCAGCGATAGCCAAGTTGAGGAACCAGATGTTGCTGACCGTTTTGGTCATTTTGAATCCTGCAATCCAGATGACCACGCCATTTCCAATGACCCCTAGGATGAAGGTTATGCTATATATGAGGATATTCAGAATTTTTACTGCATTGTAGGTATTTGGGTCTATGACCGGATCCTCTGGAATGTAATAGGTGGTGTAGTcagtgaaataaaatgttaaaaatggaaTGGTGGTTTCCTCCATTTCAACCAAATGTCTGtaacaagaaaagaaacaaatataaagaagtgattggtttgaaaaatattaattatataattaacatcaattataatattaatattaatctagTATATAATTAAAAGctactttttccttttcattggaGAATTTTGCCATCATGTGACGTTAAAGCCAGCCCCCGAGGAACGTTCAGTACATAAAGGAGAGCTATAGAGCTCAGATGTGAGGAATACCCTCTAATCTAATCAGTTTCTCAGTGCATATGAGAATCTCAAGCCCTTGTATGTGTGCTATAAGGAGATGATTTGTACCCGGCCCCTTCCTCAGTTTAGCCCTCATGTCCGTCCCTTTTTCATTGGTTTCCACCAAAACCCTttttgtaattctgctttaagtatgtCAAGCTATCTGATCCCCCATGCTTTGCACTATGGCTTGTTGCAAATTTGCAAGCTCTGTTCCAAAACTGCACTTGACTGCAAGAGCTAAAAAGTTGCCAGACAATGATGTTAGAAGTCATACAGCccatacaaaatgtttattgggTGGTGGTGGATGAACAGCAGACAACAGGTGAACATCACAGTGAATCAGAATCAGACTTAATGCTACTCAAAAAAAGAGGTAACTTGTAAAAAGTTTGATTAGTTTggccaaactttttaaaactgtttaaagcTATAAAGCTTAAAATTAAAGCCCTGCTGACGTTAATGAAATCAAAGTTCCAAAAAAGAGCAGCAAATGATGCAAAAATGTGCAGAATTAAAAGGCTGCTCCTGGATAGATACATTACGACAAGTGAACGTTATCAAACCCCAAGACATTGGGTTAGGATGcattaggactacagaacaccaaaTCCTACGGTATATTACTTATTTGTTGTTGGGTTTAGTTATATTCTAATACTATTGTGCCAACTCCCTAAacagttttttccctttttgctaTAATGTATCAGAAGATATGGTACATATTACTAAATATTGCATGAGTTACAAATCATTCTTCTGTTGCATGGTTTAACTATAACATATATCTTAATATGAATAGTATCACTCTGTGAAGATCACATATTACAATTAGTAGCTATATATTCTGTTctacatatacaatacaaacaCTTGCTCATAGAACTGAACATTTACCATCAATCCAAGGCAAGTGACATTTAAATCTTAATTAAACCCTTGTGTTTCATTACTATAATTACATACTCAATATACTATATGATTTTACTTGGTAAATACGAAGGAGAAGACTGCATATCATGTACAACACAAACGTTACACTACAGTAACAAAACTGCCATCATAGACTAATTCCACCTTTCTCAAAGTCTTTACGACAAAagaatgttcaaaatatttttaggtctgCAAATCTTTGCTAAAACCTTTGGTGATCAGTTTGGTGAATGTCCCCATTACACGGTCATCAGGATGTCAACTTGATGAAACAATCATTGGTGACCTACAGCCGGATTGGCCAAGTTGCATTCACCCTGGACCTAGACAGGTAACATCAAACTAACCACAGGTAAAATAACCACCTGGCAATCTCTAGAGGAACcttaggattccacagaacctttCCACAGAACCCTTGTACCTAATGACTTCTTCTCTCTGAATTGTAGCTCCTTTCTGCTATGTGCACTATACCAACATCTCTAAGTCTCAGTCTGCACAAATGGTGCAACCAAATAaccagaaataaacatatactgcTCAAAGTAATAAAGGAAACATTACCATTGCATAGCTACAACAACCACTGAGTACGACTTAACCTCCCACAAGTATAAGCAGGACAGGATAATGTGCCAGCCTTTTATAAGTAATACACAAAAAGTAAACGCACCCTAGGCTCAAAACTCACAATAACCTTAGcacctccattaaaaaaaattgttagatcTACATATCTATCATTGCAAGGGGAAGTCTCGGGAACAACACGAAGACCAATCTTATCCTCTCTACTCTAGTAGTGGATATTAAATGCATTAGAACCAAACCACAGGGCATACtgctatatagaaaaaaaaaaagagctcgAAAATGAACCTACCTGAGGCTGTCCATGGGCCAAGTGATCTTTTTGGACACAGTTACTAGTTACGTAGAGGCACCTATAATATCCTGTGTCACTATGCATATCAGtcatacagaaaagaaaaacaccgATTCCCTTAATCAACCTAATTCAATGAGCCAATAGGGCAGGGGATTGAGTCATAAATGACAATAGATAAAAGGTCTTAAAACTCCCAGGAGATAATCATGTCTAACAAATGGTTGGCTCCACATGTCCATCAAGTTAAGTGTAAGCCCCATAGCCAACAATAAGACCAACATTAGGACCGTTTATGGGTCCCTACACTAAATGGAAGCTAAGCGCACCCCAGCCAAAGTAGAGAATCCACCAAAGGACTTGACAAGTAATAGTCTGCTGATGatactataaaatatacaaatggctTGTAGCTCTTCCATGGTAGCATGCCATCATGGTTGTGAGATATTCACCACTATTGAGCCACGTagcttcaaatacattttcaagttcaGTATGATGttgcaacaaaaaatacaatttatgcaCATTCCATGCATTTTTGGCAATCCATAACCTTGTGACTGCTGGCTATTAAACTATAATAGAGGTGTTCGTTATTCCTACACACTGATCCAATTCAATGTGCATAGCAAACCTCATAAAGTACCCTTACCTTTGCTTGTCTTCTGCAAGATTTCTTTGACCTTCCTCGCACTTATTACCAAGATCAATAAGACCATGATCAAgtcaagtgtaattttttttttttttttgctccttgtGACTGCTTATGATTGGCTTGAATAGAGATTATGCACACAAAAAGATAATCCCATATCACATTGTTTCAGTTGTTCTTATGCTGTTGATATGTATCTGTCTAGATGCAAGACAAAGGAAGTGGACCGTTGAAGTCAGCTATCTTGAGCATTCAGGACGTAAGTTAATCAAAAGATTattgtaatagtaataaataaaatgaattatggaATCatgaaaaatagatatttattgaAGATCAATTCATTTGTGCTTCCTATTGGTTCAAATACATTTG of the Pyxicephalus adspersus chromosome 11, UCB_Pads_2.0, whole genome shotgun sequence genome contains:
- the LOC140341055 gene encoding chemerin-like receptor 1, coding for MEETTIPFLTFYFTDYTTYYIPEDPVIDPNTYNAVKILNILIYSITFILGVIGNGVVIWIAGFKMTKTVSNIWFLNLAIADFVFDVFFPLQITEWIMDGHWPFGQAMCKVIFTALFLNMSVSTTFLMVISIDRCTSVMCPVWSKNHKTLKMASTVSIVIWSACFILSSPYLAFFDIIHDSNSNISYCIPIYSDSDGVDEGQYKAMLITRLVIMFIIPFSIILICYSLIVIRLRRRTHSKFSRPFKVIVTIVSSFFCLWFPFHLWPFLEYMNVEISATMDFVMSHIVYAIGFFNSCVNPMVYAFIGRDFKKSLVKSIPFLLESTFQEKIESAEPSSQNMVETEEMTTIN